TGTAATCTTTGTGTTCTTCTTCTGGGTTATAAACAACTAATTTAGTTTGTTTAGCAAGTTCAGGTTCGGGAATTGGAATTGCAGAAAGCAACGCTCTTGTATAAGGGTGAAGAGGATTTTTAAATAACTCCTCTGCTGGTGCAATTTCAACAATTTGTCCATGATAAATTACAGCGATTCTATCAGCGATGTGACGAACAACTGATAAGTCATGGGCAACAAAGACATAAGTAATTCCTAATTCTTCTTGGAATTTTTTAAATAAGTTTAAAACTTGAGCTCTAATAGAAACGTCTAGAGCAGATATTGGTTCATCTGCTACAATAACTTTTGGTTTCATAGCTAAACTTCTTGCAATACCAACACGTTGTCTTTGTCCTCCTGAAAATTCATGAGGATATCTTGATAAATGTTCTGGAAGTAATCCAACTGAGTTAACAAGTTTTAAAATAATATGTTTTTTAACCTTCGCAGGTGTTGCATCCTCTAAAGTTATTTTTTCATCTGGATTTGCTTCATTATACTCTTTTACATATAATTCTTTAGCTTCTTGACCCTTGTAAAGATTAGGGAAGTTTTCCATACCCTCTGCAATAATTTCTTCAATAGCCATTCTATCATTTAAAGATGAACCTGGATCTTGAAAAATCATTTGAATATCTTTTCTGTTTGTTCTTTTTTGTTCTTTTGATTGAACTTTAAATAAATAAGAGTCTTTAATAATTTCATCTATTGAAGGTAAATCTAAGAATTCTGTTAATTCAACAAATGAATCAATTTCTTCTTGTGTATATGTATTTTCAATACCCTTTCAATTATAGAAAGTTTCAATAGAGTCTCTATCTTTTACGATGTTTCTTTCAATAATTTTTGAAATATATTTAGCTTCTTTTTTAAGTTCATCCAATTTTGTTTCATTAATGTTTGATTCATTTGCAATCAAATCCTTAATTGAGTTTTCAAAATCAGTATTTTTTAATTTAGAAACAAGAGTTTTAACTTTTTCAGTTACAACTTTTTCTTCTGATAATATTTTTAAAATTTCTTTACATGCATTTATGTTTAAGTTTTTCTTTGATCAGAAATCTCTAATAAAGAATTCTAATTTTTTAAACTCTTTACTTGAAGAATCAGATTCACTTGATTTCATAATTTCAAATTGTTTTAAACACTCTTCAAAAAATTCATTTCTGTTTACATAAATTAATTTATTGTAATAGTCAATAAATTTTTGTCTTCTATTCATTGGAGAAGACAGAGCATGTAATTGAAATTGCAATGATTTAGCTCATTCCAGTTTTGATAAAAATTCTTTATGGTTGTCTGTTATAACTTTTCATAAACCAAGAATATTTTTAACAACTGATTCCATTTTATTGGCATCAACTGTTTCAATTGATTCTCTATATTTTGCAACTTCTTGAATTTGTAAATAAATTTCATCTGCATTTTCTTTCATAGAAATAAATGTTTCTTTTGTTTCTACCAGTTTTGAAAGAACTGATTTTTCAAGTTCCTTTGAAACTTTATCAACATAAGAATTCAAGTTGTCTACGAATTTAATCATTCTATCTTCACTCTTAATAATTGAGTTTAAATATTTTAAGTTTTCCAATAATATATCTGTTAAGTACTTTAATTTAGATTCTTTTGCAAACTTTTCTAAATCATCTTTATTTAATTCTCTAGGATCTGCTAAGAAATTTTCATATAAAGCTTTTAAACCATCAATCCTTGATTGAATTTCTTTTGTTGTAATATTCATTTTGTATGACATATTATCAAGTTTTCTTGAGATGTCTTTATTTAAAGTATACAAGCTAGTTGGACGACCAGCAACAATGTTGTTATCCATATAGATAGCACCATCTTTTAATGGTTGTACTCCAACAATAGCTCTTCCTATTGTGGTTTTACCACTTCCTGATTCTCCTACCAAACCAAATATTTCGCCTTTGTAGATGTCAAAACTAGTTTCTTTAACAGCTCTAAATTTTTTACCTTTAGCACGGAATTCAATTACTAAATCCCTAATGTTTAAAAGTACATCTTTATTTGTTGACATAGTTTTATCCTACTTTCTCTGCTTCTTCTATACGTTTACGTAAGTTATTTAAAATACTTGGTTTTTCCACTTTTGGAGAACGTGGATCTAATAATCATGTTTTTGCAAAATGAGTTTCTGAAACTTTAAACATTGGTGGTTGCTTAATGTAATCTAATTCCAATGCATATTTGTTTCTTGGAGCAAACGCATCACCAACTATTTCGTTAAATAGTGATGGAGGTGTTCCTTCTATTGAGAATAAGTCATCTCCTTTTTTACCTAATTGAGGTAAAGAAGATAATAGTGCTCAAGTATATGGATGTTTTGGATCATCAAATATTTCTCTTGCAGTTGCAACTTCAACTATTTGTCCAGCATACATAACAGCAACTCTATCTGCAATTTTTGCAACAACACCTAAGTCATGAGTAATAAATACTACTGAGAATTTATATTCTGTTTGTAGTTCTTTTATTAAATCTAAGATTTGAGCTTGAATTGTTACGTCAAGCGCAGTTGTTGGCTCATCACAAATTAATATTTTTGGTCTTGCAGCAAGAGCAATTGCAATAACAACTCTTTGACGCATACCTCCAGAGTATCTTCCTGGAATATCTTTAAAACGTTTTTCAGGGTTTGGTATGCCAACTTTTCTTAGCAATTCAATTGCTTCTTGTTTGGCTTCCTTTTTATTTAAACCTACTTGTTTTCTTAATACCTCTGTAATTTGGAATCCCACAGGTAATAATGGGTTTAAAGAAGTCATTGGGTCTTGGAAAATTGTTGAAATAGTTTTTCCTCTTAACTGTCTAATTTCTTTCAATGCATTTATTTTATTAACTACATCAGTATTCTTGATTCTCTTTCAGTCAACTAAAATGTTGTGGAAGTGATCTTCATCTAATGTATTTTTTTCAATGATTGATAAACAAATTACTTGTAATTCATTTTCAAATCTATTTAAGTATTCTTTTGATGAGAAATACTTAACAGCATATTCTTTTTCTTCTACATTTCATTCTACTTTTGTTTCAATAAATTTTTCTATCATTGAAGTAATTTTAGAAATTGACATTCTACTTTTAATGTTTAATGGTTTAACCTTATTGATATCCATTTCTAATTTTAAAATATTTTCTAATTTTAAAATTATTAATTCATCTCTGTGGTTATCATCATTTATAACTTTTAAAGTTTCTTCAATAGCTTTTATTTTAACTTCTATCTTTATAATTTTATTAGCTTGTCTGTTGTTTCCAGTGAAACTCATGTTTTCATTTAAAGAATTTAATTGTTGTTTTCTTTTTTCTAATAAAACATTAAATTTTTCATTATTGATTTTTTTAGTAGATGCAATTGTTTGTTCATCTAGTAAGCTTGATTTTAACTCTTCTGTTAAATCTTGTAATTGTTTGTTTAAACCAGACAAAATAGTTTCATTGTGTTCTGATTCAATTTGTTTCTCTAGTCTAATTTTCTTTAATTCTTTTTGTTCTAATAACCCATTGTATTTGGGGTTTAATTTGTATAATTCTTTTATTTCTTTTATTAATTCTTTTATTTTTTCACTATTTATTTTTACAACACTTTTAATAACATCTTTTGATATTAAAGGACTTTGTAAGTTAACAACATCTATAGGTTCTTTGAAGTATGCACCTTCATCTGCCAAAGTTTCTTTGTTTGGTCTATAAACTATAGAACCATTACTTACTCAACCATTTGCTTCTAACATTCCAGTAAAAGTTTTTGTAATAACTGATTTACCACTCCCAGATTCTCCTACAATCGCAAGAATTTCTTGGTCATATAAATCTAGATCAACATTTCTAATAGCAGTTAAAAAATTACCTCTAACTTGGAATTTAACTTCCATGTCACGAACAGATATAATTCTATTTTCTTTGTTCATAATTTTTTACTTCCTATCTATGTGTTTTAGGATCTAATGAATCGGCAAATACTTTACCTACCAAGAAGAATAATAATGATATTCCTCCAACAAAGGCTACAGGAATAATTAACAAGTGTGGGTACACTTCTCAATCAGAACCTGATAATAATTCATTTAGAATTGATCCCAATGACGCTTGATCTAATGTGTTTGTTACAAATCCAAAGTTATAGTATGCAAGTAATGCATCAATAGCGATAGCTGTTGGAATTGCAAATGTTGATGTTTGAATAACTATTGGTAAGATTTTTGGCATAATATTTTTTCTAATGATTTTTGAACTTGGTGTTCCTAAAACTCTTGATGCAATATTATATTCTGCATTTCTAACAAGCATAATTTGAACCCTAATAACAGCTGCTAATGTAATTCAACTTGTAATTGATATACCAAATATTAATACAGGGATTGAAGTTGTACCTCCAAATAAGAAGATAATAATTAATCATAATATTAATGAAGGTATCAGAGATAGGAATCTAGTAATTTCGATAAATACTAAGTCAAGTTTTGAGAAAAATCCTCAAATTGATCCTAATAATATTCCTAATAAGATTTGAATTGAAGCTACAAAGAAAGTAAATATCAATGTAGTACGAGTTCCAATTCACATTTTAGTTCATAAATCTTCTCCAAATTTACCCAGACCAAAGATATGACCTCAGCTTGGTGCTTCGATATCAATTCCTGGTCTATCAATTGGAACAGGATCTACTCCAATACCAATCGAAAACGCCATAACTATAATTGATACTAATAAAATTAGTGAAATAATAAATGTTTTTGATTTACCTACTCTGTTAAATACAGATTTTCAGTAACTATATGGTTTGTTAGTAATTCTTTCAGATTCGTCATGTTTTGCTCCAATTACTTTAAAAAGAGATGTGTCTATAGAATTCATTTCTTCTTTTGTATATTGTTTTTGTTCCATAAATAATCTCCTTCTATTTTGTTAGTTTTATTCTTGGATCTAGTGTTGCAAGCAACAAGTCACCAATTAAACTTGAAAAGACTCCAGCAGAAGCTGATACGAATATATATCCCAAAACAACAAATGTATCTTTGTTTGATACTCCGTTAAGAATAAATTTACTCATACCATCAATTGATCAATGTCTTTCAACTAAAATACTTGAACCAAATAATGTCAATACAAATATTTCAGGTAAAGTTTTAACTAATCTAATTCCAGCATTTCTAAAGATGTGAACGTAGAATACATATTTTTCACTCAATCCTTTTGATAAAGCAAATTTTGCATAATCTGCAGTCATTTCATCTAAAACGAATCTTCTAGTATTTACAATAATCATTGGCATAATTAATAACATTACCCCAATAACTGGTCATATTTGTGTACCAAATCCAGCACCTTCAAATGCTCCTTGAGCACCAAATATATAAATAGATGCTTTATATAATAAAGAAATAATAACTAGAGCTGGTATAGCACTAATAATTAAACTTGTTCCATTAATTGCATTATCAGCTGATTTTTCTTTATTCTTAGCTGCAAGTATTCCTAAAGGAACCCCTAACACATAAGACATAATAACTCCAATACTTCCAATTTTGAATGAAGTTGGAATTGATCTTGCAAACGCCTCTTGAACAAGACTTCCTGGGACACCCCCACTAGCTTTATTCATAAAGACACCTAGGTAGAATCACATTGTAACTGAGTCTCCCACTAGTTGTCCACTATCATCAATTTGTGCGTTAAGAATAACTGTTTTTGGAATAAATGGTGTTATGTTTCTTAAATAAATGAACATTTGTTCAATCATGGGTCCGAAAACTCCAAACATTTTCATTCTAGTTTCTAATAAAGCTCAGTATTCAGGTGTGTCATAAACAATTCCGTGTTTTGCTAAGTCTATATCAGATAAATATGCACCATCAGTTGTAACCATTCTAAGCATTACAAACACAACAGCAATTGCTATATAAAGTGTTATAAATGCATAGAGTATTCTTTTTAAAGAATATGAAAATAATGGATTTTTTTGCATAAACTCATCAAATGATGCGTTTGTTTTTCTAAAACCATTTTTCAAATTCTCAATATGGCTTGTTTTAGTTTGTTTGATTTCATCTTTAAGACTAATTTCATCAAATAACTCTAAGAGCGAATCTTCGCTCTTGTCTTGGCCATTAACTTTTGTTTCCATAAGTTTAAGTTGTCCTTTCTAATTTATTTTTATCCCTTAAAATCTATATAATATCTATAAAGGTGATTTATATGAAAGATAAAAATAACATAAGTAATTTTAAAAAATTAAAAGATTTACGTGAGCAAGAGAAACAAGCTCACAAACAAAAAGTACAAGATAAAGTGAGTGATATTACCAAAGATCCATTAAGTACTCAATCTAAATTTATTGAATCTAAGAAATTAAGATGATACGACTATCTAATTGTGCTTTCTATAAGTGCTTTTGTTACAGGTATAAGTTTTATTCTAGGTATCTTTGCATTCAAAGATATTGAGAAAACCGAATGAGTAACAACAGCAAGTGCTTTACTTTCGCTATTAACTTGATTAATCATTGGATACATCAAGAATAGACAAGTTGCAAAGTTTTATAATGACACAAGAAGAAGGTATCAAACCACCTTATCAGAAGAGGAAGGTTTTTTAAGAAGAATTTCTAAAATAGCCTTATTAATCTGCTTGGTATTGACAATAACTTCAATTATTATTTTTATTACACTTTAGGTGTAATTTTTTTGTCTAATAAAAAAGAATGATTTATTTTACAAAAAGTGTAGATTTTTTGGAATCCTAACTGTTTATAAAATAAATCATTCTTTTAAATATTAAATACTAATAATAAAAATCAAATTTTATTGAAAATATCATTTAAAACTTTTGTTTAATTTATAAACAATTACGATCATTGCGCCATGTGTTGTTTAGCACAGTACATAGCCATATTGTTTAATTTCGCATTGTCTTTAAAAAACTTATTTTTAAATGACAATGTAGCAAACGCAAAAAAGGCAGCCGGTTTATTGAATTTTGTATTGGTCAATAATGCTCTCATTTTTTGGTCTCCTTCATCGCCTATTAAGATACTAGCAAATGTAAGTTTTAATTGCAAGAAAAACTATGGTAAAACACAAAAAAATAAGCAACTAATTGCTTATTCAAAAGTAATATATGCCTTTGTCTATTTTTTTGTAATCACCTTCAAGAGCATACATAACTCCCGTAAGGAAGTCTATTAATCTTTTCTTTTCTTTTCTTTCAATATCAGTTAAATTAACTGTTACATTTTTAAATCTTAAAAGAGTGTCTGCTATTTGTTTAGTTTCATCATAACCATGAGGAAAGAAATGAGTTACATGATTTTCATCGAATTCCACTACCATTTCAGAAGCCATATTTAAGTTATTTTCTTTAACTTCTTTTTTTGGTTTATAATTTAGAACTTGATCTTCATTTTTTTTGCTAAACAATCCCATTAGATTATCATTTCTTTCTTAAGAAAGTTGGGAAATCTCCATCTTCATCTTCTGCAGTATCTTCGATTTTTTGTGCAACTTGAGGTTGTGCAGTTTGAACGTTAGCTTGTTTTCATTGCCCCATTCTGTCTTGAACTTTGTTGTTTTCTTCTTCTGTTTGTTTTACATACTCAGGTCTTTTATCCTGATTTGCC
This genomic interval from Spiroplasma monobiae MQ-1 contains the following:
- the oppB gene encoding oligopeptide ABC transporter permease OppB — protein: METKVNGQDKSEDSLLELFDEISLKDEIKQTKTSHIENLKNGFRKTNASFDEFMQKNPLFSYSLKRILYAFITLYIAIAVVFVMLRMVTTDGAYLSDIDLAKHGIVYDTPEYWALLETRMKMFGVFGPMIEQMFIYLRNITPFIPKTVILNAQIDDSGQLVGDSVTMWFYLGVFMNKASGGVPGSLVQEAFARSIPTSFKIGSIGVIMSYVLGVPLGILAAKNKEKSADNAINGTSLIISAIPALVIISLLYKASIYIFGAQGAFEGAGFGTQIWPVIGVMLLIMPMIIVNTRRFVLDEMTADYAKFALSKGLSEKYVFYVHIFRNAGIRLVKTLPEIFVLTLFGSSILVERHWSIDGMSKFILNGVSNKDTFVVLGYIFVSASAGVFSSLIGDLLLATLDPRIKLTK
- the sepF gene encoding cell division protein SepF, whose translation is MGLFSKKNEDQVLNYKPKKEVKENNLNMASEMVVEFDENHVTHFFPHGYDETKQIADTLLRFKNVTVNLTDIERKEKKRLIDFLTGVMYALEGDYKKIDKGIYYFWISN
- the oppF gene encoding oligopeptide ABC transporter ATP-binding protein OppF → MSTNKDVLLNIRDLVIEFRAKGKKFRAVKETSFDIYKGEIFGLVGESGSGKTTIGRAIVGVQPLKDGAIYMDNNIVAGRPTSLYTLNKDISRKLDNMSYKMNITTKEIQSRIDGLKALYENFLADPRELNKDDLEKFAKESKLKYLTDILLENLKYLNSIIKSEDRMIKFVDNLNSYVDKVSKELEKSVLSKLVETKETFISMKENADEIYLQIQEVAKYRESIETVDANKMESVVKNILGLWKVITDNHKEFLSKLEWAKSLQFQLHALSSPMNRRQKFIDYYNKLIYVNRNEFFEECLKQFEIMKSSESDSSSKEFKKLEFFIRDFWSKKNLNINACKEILKILSEEKVVTEKVKTLVSKLKNTDFENSIKDLIANESNINETKLDELKKEAKYISKIIERNIVKDRDSIETFYNWKGIENTYTQEEIDSFVELTEFLDLPSIDEIIKDSYLFKVQSKEQKRTNRKDIQMIFQDPGSSLNDRMAIEEIIAEGMENFPNLYKGQEAKELYVKEYNEANPDEKITLEDATPAKVKKHIILKLVNSVGLLPEHLSRYPHEFSGGQRQRVGIARSLAMKPKVIVADEPISALDVSIRAQVLNLFKKFQEELGITYVFVAHDLSVVRHIADRIAVIYHGQIVEIAPAEELFKNPLHPYTRALLSAIPIPEPELAKQTKLVVYNPEEEHKDYIFDLPYFKEITKDHFVWANKREIKEIKKIVKK
- the oppC gene encoding oligopeptide ABC transporter permease OppC, with the translated sequence MEQKQYTKEEMNSIDTSLFKVIGAKHDESERITNKPYSYWKSVFNRVGKSKTFIISLILLVSIIVMAFSIGIGVDPVPIDRPGIDIEAPSWGHIFGLGKFGEDLWTKMWIGTRTTLIFTFFVASIQILLGILLGSIWGFFSKLDLVFIEITRFLSLIPSLILWLIIIFLFGGTTSIPVLIFGISITSWITLAAVIRVQIMLVRNAEYNIASRVLGTPSSKIIRKNIMPKILPIVIQTSTFAIPTAIAIDALLAYYNFGFVTNTLDQASLGSILNELLSGSDWEVYPHLLIIPVAFVGGISLLFFLVGKVFADSLDPKTHR
- the oppD gene encoding oligopeptide ABC transporter ATP-binding protein OppD, yielding MNKENRIISVRDMEVKFQVRGNFLTAIRNVDLDLYDQEILAIVGESGSGKSVITKTFTGMLEANGWVSNGSIVYRPNKETLADEGAYFKEPIDVVNLQSPLISKDVIKSVVKINSEKIKELIKEIKELYKLNPKYNGLLEQKELKKIRLEKQIESEHNETILSGLNKQLQDLTEELKSSLLDEQTIASTKKINNEKFNVLLEKRKQQLNSLNENMSFTGNNRQANKIIKIEVKIKAIEETLKVINDDNHRDELIILKLENILKLEMDINKVKPLNIKSRMSISKITSMIEKFIETKVEWNVEEKEYAVKYFSSKEYLNRFENELQVICLSIIEKNTLDEDHFHNILVDWKRIKNTDVVNKINALKEIRQLRGKTISTIFQDPMTSLNPLLPVGFQITEVLRKQVGLNKKEAKQEAIELLRKVGIPNPEKRFKDIPGRYSGGMRQRVVIAIALAARPKILICDEPTTALDVTIQAQILDLIKELQTEYKFSVVFITHDLGVVAKIADRVAVMYAGQIVEVATAREIFDDPKHPYTWALLSSLPQLGKKGDDLFSIEGTPPSLFNEIVGDAFAPRNKYALELDYIKQPPMFKVSETHFAKTWLLDPRSPKVEKPSILNNLRKRIEEAEKVG